The following proteins come from a genomic window of Verrucomicrobiia bacterium:
- a CDS encoding DUF6249 domain-containing protein, whose translation MQIPNAIFGSMIEPVVALFIPIIAIIFGVGIGMLALYLGYRKRKELFVLYHQERMAALEKGVDLPPLPDALFSEEARPSDPRRHLLKGLVWLFTGIGLGVALWATTELGFALFSLIPIGIGLAHLIYYFVEGKSQAAAMDQRAIPPARPATVS comes from the coding sequence ATGCAAATACCCAATGCTATATTCGGCAGCATGATTGAGCCGGTGGTGGCGCTCTTTATCCCAATTATTGCGATTATCTTCGGTGTCGGCATCGGGATGCTGGCTCTTTACCTGGGCTATCGCAAGCGCAAGGAACTCTTTGTGTTATATCACCAGGAACGCATGGCGGCGCTGGAAAAGGGCGTGGACTTGCCGCCCCTGCCTGACGCCCTGTTTTCTGAGGAGGCGCGCCCCAGCGATCCCCGGCGCCATTTGCTCAAGGGCCTGGTTTGGCTCTTCACGGGCATTGGCCTTGGAGTGGCGTTATGGGCGACAACCGAACTGGGTTTTGCGCTCTTTAGTCTCATCCCGATTGGGATTGGCTTGGCCCATCTCATTTATTATTTTGTCGAAGGCAAGAGCCAAGCCGCCGCCATGGACCAGCGTGCAATACCGCCGGCTCGGCCAGCTACGGTTTCCTAG
- a CDS encoding sigma-70 family RNA polymerase sigma factor, whose protein sequence is MTTEPQQSMDADIRQRLDAEQYYEAFERVVELYGTRVFHLALSMLRNQAQAEDMAQEILLKIWKGLPGYHGGASLSTWIYAIARNTCLTELKKRAARPSVSLDEPEFQNASEALPALQSNDRESGFEIDIEYLLEQLPEKYRQVLTLFYLEEKSYEEVSALLGLPLGTVKTFLFRAKKQLLKNSLRCEAKRALDLSSQAGPARLGDSFSRPSRTKAISQPRPNAEALGYSQSSRRDENKTLSAAGDPTSSLKYFDYERSTI, encoded by the coding sequence GTGACGACCGAACCACAGCAATCCATGGACGCGGACATCCGCCAACGCCTGGATGCCGAGCAGTACTATGAGGCCTTCGAGCGGGTGGTCGAGCTGTACGGAACCCGCGTCTTTCACCTGGCCCTGAGCATGCTCCGCAACCAGGCACAGGCTGAAGATATGGCCCAGGAAATCCTCTTGAAGATTTGGAAGGGCTTGCCCGGCTACCACGGCGGCGCCTCCCTCTCGACGTGGATATATGCAATCGCTCGCAATACCTGCCTGACCGAACTCAAAAAACGCGCCGCCCGCCCCTCTGTCTCGCTCGATGAACCGGAATTCCAAAACGCCTCGGAAGCGTTGCCCGCCCTTCAGTCCAATGATCGCGAAAGCGGCTTCGAAATCGACATCGAGTATCTCCTCGAACAACTCCCGGAAAAATACCGGCAGGTGCTCACCCTCTTTTATCTTGAAGAGAAATCCTACGAAGAGGTCAGCGCGCTGCTCGGGTTGCCGCTGGGCACCGTCAAGACCTTCCTGTTCCGGGCTAAAAAGCAACTGCTTAAAAACAGCCTGCGTTGCGAGGCCAAACGCGCACTGGACCTCTCGTCTCAGGCTGGACCTGCACGGCTGGGTGATTCATTCAGCCGTCCCTCCAGGACTAAGGCCATCTCTCAACCTCGTCCCAACGCTGAAGCGTTGGGCTATTCTCAATCATCCCGCCGGGATGAGAACAAGACCCTTAGCGCTGCGGGGGATCCCACGTCCTCTTTGAAATATTTCGATTATGAACGCTCCACAATATAA
- a CDS encoding zf-HC2 domain-containing protein codes for MNAPQYKSTAGLGQRLEAPLHQDEGHLLDYLEGRLAADDAIELTQHLEHCAACRALASGWQPLDQALARSIQPATLSAGFAQRLRQRLDQEPLPETRAAREERKILLEAELAARWADCSKRFLRAQVPQFLDNLGYAVAAGMGGYFLFRWLLRFLAVSIAPAASLPVQWVIPAGLAIGCLILLAGLLLAGKRPLTPLMGKL; via the coding sequence ATGAACGCTCCACAATATAAAAGCACCGCCGGCCTCGGCCAACGGTTAGAAGCGCCGCTGCACCAGGATGAAGGGCATCTGTTGGATTACCTCGAAGGCCGCCTGGCCGCCGATGATGCCATCGAGCTCACCCAGCACCTGGAACATTGCGCCGCGTGCCGCGCCCTGGCATCGGGTTGGCAACCACTGGACCAGGCCCTGGCTCGCAGCATCCAACCGGCCACTTTGTCAGCCGGCTTTGCCCAACGATTGCGCCAGCGGCTCGATCAAGAGCCGTTGCCCGAGACCCGGGCTGCGCGTGAGGAGAGGAAAATATTGCTTGAAGCGGAGTTGGCGGCTCGGTGGGCCGATTGCAGCAAGCGGTTCCTCCGCGCTCAGGTGCCACAGTTTCTGGACAATCTAGGCTACGCGGTAGCGGCTGGCATGGGCGGCTATTTCCTGTTCCGTTGGCTCCTTCGCTTCCTTGCCGTCTCGATCGCGCCGGCCGCGTCGCTGCCGGTTCAATGGGTCATCCCCGCCGGCTTGGCAATAGGATGTCTCATCCTCTTGGCCGGCCTGCTATTGGCGGGCAAGCGCCCCCTGACCCCGCTTATGGGGAAATTATAG
- a CDS encoding nucleotidyltransferase family protein: MKAVILAAGKGTRMRDLTNEVPKPMLRVQGKPILEHILEGILAAGIREVFFVTGFRAEAIETFFGDGARWNARIATGRQMVQDGTGKAPEPAKAFVGSSPFLLTYGDILVKPDTYKRMVARFHESRYAGVITVTAGQDLTKGAVNFFDDQFCLKDLVEKPSQGQLEHFRREGWLKPGAPAWYNAGIYIFKPLVFEFIARLEKSPRGEYELTDAIRAMAAAGQRIAGLEIEGRWVDVRDPEVLAQLEAETGNS, from the coding sequence ATGAAAGCAGTGATTTTGGCGGCGGGCAAAGGGACGCGGATGCGGGACCTGACCAATGAGGTCCCCAAGCCGATGCTCAGGGTGCAGGGCAAACCCATTCTGGAACACATTCTTGAAGGCATCCTGGCAGCCGGCATCCGGGAAGTCTTTTTCGTGACTGGCTTTCGCGCTGAGGCTATTGAGACTTTTTTTGGGGACGGCGCACGGTGGAACGCGCGCATCGCTACGGGGCGGCAGATGGTCCAGGACGGCACGGGCAAAGCCCCGGAACCGGCCAAGGCATTTGTCGGTTCCTCACCCTTTCTGCTCACATACGGGGACATTTTGGTAAAGCCTGATACCTACAAGCGAATGGTCGCCCGTTTTCATGAAAGCCGTTACGCGGGGGTCATTACGGTGACGGCCGGCCAGGACCTGACAAAAGGAGCGGTCAATTTCTTTGACGACCAGTTCTGCCTGAAAGACCTGGTGGAAAAACCGTCTCAGGGGCAATTAGAGCATTTCCGCCGTGAAGGCTGGCTGAAGCCCGGCGCACCCGCCTGGTACAACGCGGGCATCTACATTTTCAAGCCGTTGGTGTTCGAGTTTATTGCGCGGCTGGAGAAATCCCCCCGGGGCGAGTACGAGCTGACGGATGCAATTCGGGCGATGGCGGCTGCAGGCCAGAGAATAGCGGGTTTGGAAATCGAAGGCCGCTGGGTTGATGTGCGCGACCCCGAGGTGCTGGCCCAGCTCGAGGCGGAGACGGGGAACTCGTGA